The following coding sequences lie in one Chionomys nivalis chromosome 8, mChiNiv1.1, whole genome shotgun sequence genomic window:
- the Cuedc2 gene encoding CUE domain-containing protein 2 isoform X2 has product MELESIVSSALLAFVQTHLSEADVSGLDEVIFSYVLGVLEDLGPSGPSEENFDMDAFTEMMEAYVPGFAHIPRGMIGDMMQQLSSQLSDARNKETLRQPEKLREETRSPAATGDTQHEAAGSEEELLPGVDVLLEVFPTCSVEQAQWVLAKARGDLEEAVQMLAEGKEEGPPGWDGPSQDLPRRLRGPQKDELKSFILQKYMMVDSAEDQKIHRPMAPKEAPKKLIRYIDNQVVSTKGERFKDMRNPEAEEMKATYINLKPARKYRFH; this is encoded by the exons ATGGAGTTGGAGAGCATCGTCAGTTCCGCCCTCCTTGCCTTTGTGCAAACACACCTCTCGGAGGCCGACGTCAG TGGCTTGGATGAGGTCATCTTCTCCTATGTGCTGGGGGTCCTGGAGGACCTGGGCCCCTCAGGCCCCTCAGAGGAGAACTTTGATATGGATGCCTTCACGGAGATGATGGAGGCTTATGTGCCTGGCTTCGCCCATATCCCCAG GGGCATGATAGGGGACATGATGCAACAGCTGTCATCGCAGCTGAGTGACGCTAGGAACAAAG AGACCCTGAGGCAACCTGAAAAGCTCAGAGAAGAGACCAGATCTCCTGCTGCTACTGGGGACACCCAACATGAG GCAGCTGGTTCTGAGGAAGAACTTCTTCCGGGAGTAGATGTCCTCTTGGAGGTATTCCCGACCTGTTCTGTGGAGCAGGCCCAGTGGGTGTTGGCCAAAGCTCGGGGGGACTTGGAAGAAGCAGTGCAGATGCTGGCAGAGGGCAAGGAAGAGGGGCCTCCTGGCTGGGACGGCCCAAGTCAG GACTTGCCCAGGCGCCTCAGAGGCCCCCAGAAGGATGAACTGAAGTCCTTCATCCTTCAGAA GTACATGATGGTGGACAGTGCGGAGGACCAGAAGATCCATCGACCCATGGCTCCCAAGGAG GCCCCCAAAAAGCTGATCCGATATATTGACAACCAAGTCGTGAGCACCAAAGGGGAGCGGTTCAAAGACATGCGGAACCCTGAGGCTGAGGAGATGAAGGCCACATACATCAATCTCAAGCCAGCCAGAAAGTACCGCTTCCACTGA
- the Cuedc2 gene encoding CUE domain-containing protein 2 isoform X1 encodes MELESIVSSALLAFVQTHLSEADVSGLDEVIFSYVLGVLEDLGPSGPSEENFDMDAFTEMMEAYVPGFAHIPRGMIGDMMQQLSSQLSDARNKENLHPQSSCVQGQVPIFPETLRQPEKLREETRSPAATGDTQHEAAGSEEELLPGVDVLLEVFPTCSVEQAQWVLAKARGDLEEAVQMLAEGKEEGPPGWDGPSQDLPRRLRGPQKDELKSFILQKYMMVDSAEDQKIHRPMAPKEAPKKLIRYIDNQVVSTKGERFKDMRNPEAEEMKATYINLKPARKYRFH; translated from the exons ATGGAGTTGGAGAGCATCGTCAGTTCCGCCCTCCTTGCCTTTGTGCAAACACACCTCTCGGAGGCCGACGTCAG TGGCTTGGATGAGGTCATCTTCTCCTATGTGCTGGGGGTCCTGGAGGACCTGGGCCCCTCAGGCCCCTCAGAGGAGAACTTTGATATGGATGCCTTCACGGAGATGATGGAGGCTTATGTGCCTGGCTTCGCCCATATCCCCAG GGGCATGATAGGGGACATGATGCAACAGCTGTCATCGCAGCTGAGTGACGCTAGGAACAAAG agaACCTGCACCCACAGAGCTCCTGTGTCCAAGGTCAGGTGCCCATTTTTCCAGAGACCCTGAGGCAACCTGAAAAGCTCAGAGAAGAGACCAGATCTCCTGCTGCTACTGGGGACACCCAACATGAG GCAGCTGGTTCTGAGGAAGAACTTCTTCCGGGAGTAGATGTCCTCTTGGAGGTATTCCCGACCTGTTCTGTGGAGCAGGCCCAGTGGGTGTTGGCCAAAGCTCGGGGGGACTTGGAAGAAGCAGTGCAGATGCTGGCAGAGGGCAAGGAAGAGGGGCCTCCTGGCTGGGACGGCCCAAGTCAG GACTTGCCCAGGCGCCTCAGAGGCCCCCAGAAGGATGAACTGAAGTCCTTCATCCTTCAGAA GTACATGATGGTGGACAGTGCGGAGGACCAGAAGATCCATCGACCCATGGCTCCCAAGGAG GCCCCCAAAAAGCTGATCCGATATATTGACAACCAAGTCGTGAGCACCAAAGGGGAGCGGTTCAAAGACATGCGGAACCCTGAGGCTGAGGAGATGAAGGCCACATACATCAATCTCAAGCCAGCCAGAAAGTACCGCTTCCACTGA
- the Cuedc2 gene encoding CUE domain-containing protein 2 isoform X3, producing the protein MDAFTEMMEAYVPGFAHIPRGMIGDMMQQLSSQLSDARNKENLHPQSSCVQGQVPIFPETLRQPEKLREETRSPAATGDTQHEAAGSEEELLPGVDVLLEVFPTCSVEQAQWVLAKARGDLEEAVQMLAEGKEEGPPGWDGPSQDLPRRLRGPQKDELKSFILQKYMMVDSAEDQKIHRPMAPKEAPKKLIRYIDNQVVSTKGERFKDMRNPEAEEMKATYINLKPARKYRFH; encoded by the exons ATGGATGCCTTCACGGAGATGATGGAGGCTTATGTGCCTGGCTTCGCCCATATCCCCAG GGGCATGATAGGGGACATGATGCAACAGCTGTCATCGCAGCTGAGTGACGCTAGGAACAAAG agaACCTGCACCCACAGAGCTCCTGTGTCCAAGGTCAGGTGCCCATTTTTCCAGAGACCCTGAGGCAACCTGAAAAGCTCAGAGAAGAGACCAGATCTCCTGCTGCTACTGGGGACACCCAACATGAG GCAGCTGGTTCTGAGGAAGAACTTCTTCCGGGAGTAGATGTCCTCTTGGAGGTATTCCCGACCTGTTCTGTGGAGCAGGCCCAGTGGGTGTTGGCCAAAGCTCGGGGGGACTTGGAAGAAGCAGTGCAGATGCTGGCAGAGGGCAAGGAAGAGGGGCCTCCTGGCTGGGACGGCCCAAGTCAG GACTTGCCCAGGCGCCTCAGAGGCCCCCAGAAGGATGAACTGAAGTCCTTCATCCTTCAGAA GTACATGATGGTGGACAGTGCGGAGGACCAGAAGATCCATCGACCCATGGCTCCCAAGGAG GCCCCCAAAAAGCTGATCCGATATATTGACAACCAAGTCGTGAGCACCAAAGGGGAGCGGTTCAAAGACATGCGGAACCCTGAGGCTGAGGAGATGAAGGCCACATACATCAATCTCAAGCCAGCCAGAAAGTACCGCTTCCACTGA
- the Fbxl15 gene encoding F-box/LRR-repeat protein 15, giving the protein MEPPMEQSGGEQEPGAVRLLDLPWEDVLLPHVLTWVPLRQLLRLQRVSRAFRALVQLHLAGLRRFDAAQVGPQIPRAALARLLRDAEGLQELALAPCHEWLSDEDLVPVLARNPQLRSVALAGCGQLSRRTLGALAEGCPRLQRLSLAHCDWVDGLALRGLADRCPALEELDLTACRQLKDEAIVYLAQRRGASLRSLSLAVNANVGDTAVQELARNCPQLEHLDLTGCLRVGSNGVRTLAEYCPALRSLRVRHCHHVAEPSLSRLWNRGVDIDVEPPLHQALVLLQDMAGFAPFVNLQV; this is encoded by the exons ATGGAGCCACCAATGGAGCAGTCCGGAGGGGAGCAAGAACCGGGAGCTGTCAG GCTCCTGGATCTGCCCTGGGAAGACGTGCTGCTCCCGCACGTCCTGACCTGGGTCCCGCTGCGCCAGCTGCTCCGGCTGCAGCGCGTCAGCCGCGCCTTCCGAGCGCTCGTGCAGCTGCACCTGGCGGGGCTGCGCCGCTTCGACGCCGCTCAG GTGGGGCCCCAGATTCCTCGGGCCGCGTTAGCCCGGCTACTGCGGGATGCCGAGGGGCTGCAGGAGCTGGCGCTGGCTCCGTGTCACGAATGGCTGTCGGACGAGGACCTGGTGCCAGTACTGGCACGGAATCCGCAGCTCCGGAGCGTGGCCCTGGCCGGCTGCGGCCAGCTGAGCCGCCGAACGCTGGGGGCGCTGGCTGAGGGTTGCCCGCGTCTGCAGCGCCTTTCGCTCGCTCACTGTGACTGGGTGGACGGGCTGGCACTACGTGGCCTCGCCGACCGCTGCCCGGCTCTGGAGGAGCTAGACCTCACTGCCTGTCGCCAGCTCAAGGACGAGGCCATCGTGTACCTGGCGCAGAGACGCGGCGCGAGCCTCCGCAGCCTCTCGTTGGCTGTTAACGCCAATGTGGGGGACACCGCGGTCCAAGAGTTGGCCCGAAACTGCCCGCAACTCGAGCACCTCGACCTCACAGGCTGCCTTCGCGTCGGAAGCAACGGTGTCAG GACCCTGGCTGAGTACTGCCCGGCGCTGCGCTCGCTGAGGGTGCGGCACTGCCACCACGTGGCCGAGCCCAGCCTGAGCCGCTTGTGGAACCGTGGTGTGGACATCGACGTGGAACCCCCGCTGCACCAGGCCTTGGTGCTACTCCAGGACATGGCAGGATTCGCACCCTTTGTCAACCTGCAGGTCTAA
- the Psd gene encoding PH and SEC7 domain-containing protein 1, producing MAQGAMRFCSEGDCAISPPRCPRRWLPEGPVPQSPPASMYGSTGSLIRRVVGPGPRGRDLGRVTAPCTPLRGPPSPRMTPSRWGPSSPTGQPPPGAQSSVVIFRFVEKASVRPLNGLPASGGLSRSWDLGGASPPRPSTALGPGCNRKLRLEASTSDPLPAGGGSAPGSRDPSRGPLIPPQIGADGLYSSLPNGLGGTPEHLAMRFRGPADTGFLNQGDTWSSPREVSSHAQRIARAKWEFFYGSLDTPSAGAKPPEHALPSHGVGSKQGSGVAVGQAAKYSETDLDTVPLRCYRETDIDEVLAEREEADSAIESQPSSEGPAGTARPPASRPSPCPGPPSSLGSGNEDDEAGGDEDVDDEVFEASEGVRPGDHMPLSGPLKSPVPFLPGTSPSADGPDSFSCVFEAILESHRAKGTSYSSLASLEALASPGPTKSPFFTFEVPPQPPAPRPDPPAPAPLAPLELDPGTSSAAAAGPWTQRREVEESDAGVKVALRKELPSPSHSEESLGLGAAPLGSEPPLSQLVSDSDSELDSTERLALGSTDTLSNGQKADLEAAQRLAKRLYRLDGFRKADVARHLGKNNDFSKLVAGEYLKFFVFTGMTLDQALRVFLKELALMGETQERERVLAHFSQRYFQCNPEALSSEDGAHTLTCALMLLNTDLHGHNIGKRMTCGDFIGNLEGLNDGGDFPRELLKALYSSIKNEKLQWAIDEEELRRSLSELADPNPKVIKRVSGGSGSSTSPFLDLTPEPGAAVYKHGALVRKVHADPDCRKTPRGKRGWKSFHGILKGMILYLQKEEYQPGKALSEAELKNAISIHHALATRASDYSKRPHVFYLRTADWRVFLFQAPSLEQMQSWITRINVVAAMFSAPPFPAAVSSQKKFSRPLLPSAATRLSQEEQVRTHEAKMKAMASELREHRAAHLGKKARGKEADEQRQKEAYLEFEKSRYSTYAALLRVKMKAASEELDAIEAALTQAGSTEDGCPPPHSSPSLQPNPTSQTRAQRPGSEARAGAGSTRPKP from the exons ATGGCCCAGGGTGCCATGCGCTTCTGTTCAGAAGGcgactgtgccatctccccaccACGATGCCCTCGTCGCTGGCTCCCCGAAGGCCCAGTGCCCCAAAGTCCCCCAGCCAGCATGTATGGCAGCACAGGATCCCTAATAAGACGAGTGGTGGGTCCAGGCCCTCGAGGCCGGGATCTGGGACGTGTGACAGCACCTTGTACCCCTCTTCGAGGCCCCCCATCACCCCGTATGACTCCCTCACGCTGGGGACCCTCTTCACCCACTGGGCAGCCCCCACCAGGGGCACAGAGTTCTGTGGTCATCTTCCGTTTTGTGGAGAAGGCCAGTGTGAGGCCACTGAATGGCCTACCTGCTTCTGGAGGCCTGAGTCGGAGCTGGGACCTGGGTGGGGCTTCTCCTCCCAGGCCCTCCACAGCCCTTGGACCTGGCTGCAACCGGAAGTTGCGGCTAGAGGCATCCACATCAGACCCACTCCCAGCTGGAGGAggctctgctcctggcagccGGGACCCCTCACGTGGGCCATTGATCCCACCCCAGATTGGGGCAGATGGTCTTTACTCCTCCCTCCCCAATGGGCTGGGGGGAACCCCTGAGCACCTGGCCATGCGCTTCCGAGGACCCGCAGACACTGGATTCCTAAACCAG GGGGACACATGGTCCTCCCCCCGGGAAGTCTCCTCTCATGCTCAGAGAATCGCTCGAGCCAAATGGGAATTCTTCTATGGCTCCTTGGACACCCCCAGCGCAG GTGCTAAGCCCCCAGAGCACGCCCTCCCATCACATGGGGTGGGCTCCAAACAAGGCTCTGGGGTGGCTGTGGGGCAAGCAGCCAAGTACTCTGAGACAGACCTGGACACGGTGCCCCTGAGGTGCTACCGCGAAACTGACATCGACGAGGTGCTGGCCGAGCGGGAGGAGGCTGACTCTGCCATTGAGAGTCAGCCCAGCTCTGAGGGCCCTGCTGGCACTGCCCGACCACCTGCCTCACGACCCAGCCCATGCCCTGGCCCTCCTTCCAGCTTGGGCAGTGGCAATGAAGACGATGAGGCTGGTGGTGATGAGGATGTGGATGATGAAGTGTTTGAGGCCTCAGAGGGGGTCCG acCGGGGGACCACATGCCCCTCTCTGGGCCTCTCAAGTCACCAGTACCCTTCCTACCTGGGACCAGCCCCTCAGCAGATGGGCCTGACTCTTTCAGTTGTGTGTTTGAAGCCATCTTGGAGTCACACCGGGCCAAGGGCACCTCCTATAGCAGCCTTGCCTCCTTGGAGGCCCTGGCCTCACCTGGCCCAACCAAGAGCCCCTTCTTCACCTTTGAGGTGCCTCCCCAACCCCCAGCTCCCCGGCCTGACCCACCCGCCCCTGCCCCACTTGCCCCTCTGGAACTGGATCCTGGTACcagctctgctgctgctgctggtcctTGGACCcagagaagggaagtggaagAGTCAGATGCTGGGGTCAAGGTGGCCTTAAGGAAGGAGCTTCCTAGTCCCTCCCACTCTGAGGAAAGCCTTGGGCTGGGCGCagcacccctgggcag TGAACCACCCCTAAGCCAGCTGGTATCCGACTCAGACTCAGAGCTGGACAGCACAGAGCGGCTGGCGCTGGGAAGCACAGATACCTTGTCCAATGGACAGAAAGCAGACCTGGAGGCCGCACAGCGCCTGGCCAAGAGGCTATACCGACTTGATGGCTTCAGGAAGGCCGATGTGGCCCGGCATCTGGGCAAGAA CAATGACTTCAGCAAATTGGTGGCTGGCGAGTATCTCAAGTTTTTTGTCTTCACGGGCATGACTCTGGATCAGGCTCTCAG GGTGTTTCTAAAGGAGTTGGCCTTAATGGGTGAGACCCAGGAGCGGGAGCGTGTACTGGCCCACTTCTCCCAGCGATACTTCCAGTGCAACCCTGAAGCCTTGTCCTCAGAGG ACGGCGCTCACACGCTGACCTGTGCCCTCATGCTCCTCAACACAGATCTCCACGGCCAC AACATTGGGAAGCGCATGACCTGTGGGGACTTCATCGGAAATCTGGAAGGCCTCAATGATGGTGGCGACTTCCCCAGGGAGCTGCTCAAG GCCTTGTACAGCTCCATCAAGAATGAGAAATTGCAGTgggccat AGACGAGGAGGAGCTGAGACGTTCCCTGTCGGAGTTGGCCGACCCTAACCCCAAGGTCATCAAGAGGGTCAGCGGGGGCAGTGGCAGCAGCACCAGCCCTTTCCTGGACCTGACTCCTGAGCCTGGGGCTGCTGTCTACAAGCACGGGGCCCTGGTCCGCAAGGTGCATGCAGACCCTGACTGCAGGAAGA CACCTCGTGGCAAGCGGGGCTGGAAGAGCTTCCACGGGATCCTCAAGGGCATGATCCTCTACCTGCAGAAG GAGGAGTACCAGCCTGGGAAGGCTCTTTCTGAGGCAGAGCTGAAGAATGCCATCAGCATCCACCATGCCCTAGCCACCCGAGCCAGCGATTACAGCAAGAGGCCGCACGTCTTCTACTTGCGCACAGCTGACTGGAGGGTCTTCCTCTTCCAGGCCCC GAGCCTGGAACAAATGCAGTCCTGGATCACTCGCATCAACGTGGTGGCTGCCATGTTCTCTGCACCCCCCTTCCCCGCCGCTGTTAGTTCCCAGAAGAAATTCAGCCgtcctctgctgcccagtgctgcCACCCGCCTGTCCCAG GAGGAACAGGTGAGGACCCATGAGGCCAAGATGAAGGCCATGGCAAGCGAACTGCGCGAGCACCGGGCTGCACATCTGGGGAAGAAGGCCCGAGGCAAGGAGGCCGATGAGCAGCGGCAGAAGGAGGCCTACCTGGAGTTTGAG aaATCCCGCTACAGCACCTATGCAGCGCTGCTTCGAGTCAAGATGAAGGCAGCCAGCGAGGAGCTGGATGCCATAGAAGCAGCGCTGACCCAGGCTGGGAGCACGGAGGATGGATGCCCTCCACCTCACTCCAGTCCTTCCCTGCAACCCAACCCCACCAGCCAGACCCGGGCTCAGCGTCCTGGCTCAGAAGCCCGGGCTGGGGCAGGCAGTACAAGGCCAAAGCCCTGA